The following proteins are encoded in a genomic region of Corylus avellana chromosome ca4, CavTom2PMs-1.0:
- the LOC132178084 gene encoding uncharacterized protein LOC132178084, with product MVEFDKRFTNLEMDRKNKGKDTFVEKILQGTSSPFSPRVEEYRLPKKFKAPPMMSYKGVGDPVEYLEDFWSHVRLLGIPDEVACRAFPLTLSGSSRNWFRKLPPGSVDKFEDLGRVFLTQFMTSRIQKKPPSYLLTLKQRNDETLKQFITRFNLKKTEIEEPSDDLIYLAIYHGLLTKEPVMRKMAQKPTSNLQELMSKVQEFINEADVLEAIDSTRHPGQKEDKKKETQKAVEEHKPSKKKY from the coding sequence ATGGTAGAGTTTGACAAGAGGTTCACCAACCTGGAGATGGATCGGAAGAATAAAGGGAAGGACACCTTCGTGGAGAAGATATTGCAGGGAACCAGTTCACCTTTTTCCCCACGTGTGGAGGAATACCGGTTGCCCAAAAAATTCAAGGCCCCTCCTATGATGAGTTACAAGGGTGTCGGAGATCCAGTCGAATACTTGGAAGATTTTTGGTCACATGTTCGCCTCCTTGGCATCCCAGACGAGGTGGCTTGCAGGGCCTTCCCCCTCACTTTATCAGGAAGTTCCCGAAACTGGTTCAGGAAGCTGCCCCCGGGCTCAGTTGACAAATTTGAGGATCTAGGCCGGGTATTCTTAACTCAGTTTATGACTTCACGGATCCAGAAGAAACCACCGTCCTATTTGCTGACTTTGAAGCAGCGCAATGATGAAACCTTGAAGCAATTCATAACTCGGTTCAACCTAAAGAAGACAGAAATTGAAGAACCCTCAGATGACCTGATATACTTGGCAATTTATCATGGGCTCTTGACCAAAGAGCCAGTGATGAGGAAGATGGCACAGAAACCAACAAGCAATCTACAGGAATTGATGAGCAAGGTACAAGAGTTCATCAATGAAGCTGATGTGCTAGAGGCGATAGATAGCACGAGACATCCAGgacaaaaagaagataagaagaaggaGACCCAGAAGGCAGTGGAGGAACATAAGCCTTCAAAGAAGAAGTACTAG